Proteins from a single region of Companilactobacillus farciminis KCTC 3681 = DSM 20184:
- the recF gene encoding DNA replication/repair protein RecF (All proteins in this family for which functions are known are DNA-binding proteins that assist the filamentation of RecA onto DNA for the initiation of recombination or recombinational repair.): MFVKELKLQNYRNYESLNVNFSPAINVFLGENAQGKTNLLESMYFLALTRSHRTSNDKDLIRWGSDFARISGTVIKDNSSRLKLDLVISKSGKKAKLNNLEQRKLSSYIGNLNVVLFSPEDLSIVKGNPGIRRKFIDMEFGQMSAQYLKTMSQFKAVLKQRNAYLKKLQHHQANDMIYLDVLSDQFSAYCAEVIFSRLQFLQKLQDHIEKIHANITEDNEKLKIVYNTFFNTDGKTLENIYDVFKDNFKQNYQKEIKRGVTLFGPHRDDIKFLVNEKNVQDFGSQGQQRSVALSLKLAEVELIKDQVGDYPILLLDDVLSELDHKRQTHLLSSIKEGIQTFITTTSIDDVDPELVKNPNILNINNGKVQQEEI; the protein is encoded by the coding sequence ATGTTTGTTAAAGAATTAAAACTTCAAAATTATCGCAACTACGAATCCTTAAACGTCAATTTTTCACCCGCAATCAATGTTTTTTTGGGAGAGAATGCTCAAGGCAAGACCAATTTATTAGAGTCTATGTACTTTTTAGCTCTGACGAGAAGTCATCGGACTAGCAATGACAAGGATTTAATTAGATGGGGTAGTGATTTTGCCAGAATTTCTGGGACGGTGATCAAAGATAATTCCAGTCGTTTGAAACTAGATTTGGTTATCAGCAAGTCAGGTAAAAAAGCGAAATTGAATAATTTAGAACAACGTAAGTTATCCAGTTATATCGGTAATTTGAATGTTGTTCTTTTTTCGCCAGAAGACCTTTCGATTGTTAAAGGCAATCCCGGAATTCGCCGCAAGTTCATTGATATGGAATTTGGTCAAATGTCTGCGCAATATTTGAAGACAATGAGCCAATTCAAAGCTGTTTTAAAGCAAAGAAATGCTTATTTAAAAAAACTTCAGCATCATCAAGCAAACGATATGATTTATTTAGACGTCTTGTCGGATCAATTTTCGGCTTACTGTGCTGAAGTTATTTTTTCGCGTTTACAATTTTTGCAAAAACTGCAAGACCATATTGAAAAGATTCATGCAAACATAACTGAAGATAATGAAAAACTCAAAATTGTTTACAATACCTTTTTCAATACAGACGGGAAAACTCTTGAAAATATATATGATGTTTTCAAAGATAATTTCAAACAAAACTATCAAAAAGAAATCAAACGCGGCGTGACCTTATTTGGGCCACATCGTGACGATATTAAATTCTTAGTCAATGAGAAGAATGTCCAAGATTTCGGTTCTCAAGGTCAGCAACGTTCAGTTGCGTTGAGTTTGAAACTAGCCGAAGTCGAGTTAATCAAAGATCAGGTAGGAGATTATCCGATTTTGTTATTGGATGATGTTCTATCGGAACTAGATCATAAGAGACAGACGCATTTGTTGTCGTCAATTAAAGAAGGTATTCAAACCTTCATTACAACGACTTCAATTGACGATGTCGATCCAGAATTAGTTAAAAATCCTAATATTTTAAATATTAATAATGGCAAAGTTCAACAGGAGGAGATTTAA
- the yaaA gene encoding S4 domain-containing protein YaaA, with translation MSEKIKLETEFITLGQLLKDTGVIATGGQAKWFLRENSVLLNGSPEDRRGKKLRSGDVVVVGEQTFEIE, from the coding sequence TAGAAACTGAATTCATTACTTTAGGTCAATTATTGAAAGATACCGGAGTCATTGCTACTGGCGGTCAAGCCAAGTGGTTTTTACGAGAAAATTCAGTATTACTTAATGGCAGTCCTGAAGATCGCCGTGGTAAAAAGTTGCGCTCTGGAGACGTCGTCGTTGTTGGTGAGCAAACTTTTGAAATTGAATAA